The genome window atccaccaacaaaaccTTATTCTTAGCAAATattgtcttttcctacagcatttttcttagtatttttgcataacaatcaagtaactttaggttaacctgctccaagggcatctgtccttgagccaacaactttgctctgttacaattctttatctacatcagagactttagcctggggaaagtttcctgtcttttgcaagcttaacatttctatatgtaattttaaaaatttcaggcTATACCTGAAATTACAGGGATTTGGAAagtaggccctgtgaaatacatttgctttataaatgttagtatactccacaggaccactcagaggagactggctgggaatgcagaattgcatggggtacagttgatgaaaaaactcaagcccacatcagagtttctacacaacccaggtgcatcaggtctctggagagccaaaagtgcctataaggtcaaccattaaaccctgagctgcacaaaatgccttccctagggaaatagtagcaaaacagcaatttagctcaaccacacatcacaagtactggttcccacaggaagttctcccatttaagaagtaagcaaaggacaaaaaattagttccagcccaggcacacttccaatgccttggggcccaccaggggacatgagacATGGATAAGTGGACCGGatcccccttccacaaccaggcacaccacaccagaaccttgggacccacccagggaTATGAAGCATTGAGAATGGGACTGGGcctccttcccacaaccaggcacattgcaccagtgcctcagggcccacctgcagacccaaagcatggagaaggggactggaccccccctcccacaaccaggcacactgtgccagtgccttggggcccacctggggacccaaggcatggagaagggaactggacctccctcccacaacccaGCACACAGCACCCGTGccctggggcccacccagggacctgaggtatggataAGGGGGCAAGAACCCATTCTCCCACCTaagcacactgcaccagcaccatggggcctgcccggggacccaaggcatggagaaggggactggaccctctcccacaaccaggcacaccacgccagtgccccAGTGCCTGCACAGgggcctgaggtatggagccagagactggaccctgctcccagaaccaggcacactgcaccagagccttagggcctgcctgggaacctgaggtatggagtcagggaccaaacccccctcccacaacctggcacactgtgccagcacctagGGGCCCacacagggacccaaggcatggatctggggaccagacatgCCCCACAACCAGGCCTACCACCAGCATGAAGGAgcgtgccaaaaacatcacctccatgtgagtggcacaccacagccaccaccataaacATGGCTGCCGCGAAAGCAGCCAGAtgcacaaccaccatgcagatggtccgccaaccactggagtgcattgacacaaggagagtcaccagcagagataaagaaaagaagaagatgtctctctccacaaagcccatttcaaagagacagaagaagcatctgctctatgataatagtggggaacctgaccacacctctcagcattggacagatcatctaggcaacaagtcaacagagtaaccattattcttttagaaggagagaagaaatctagggtaattggggaGGGAAggtgagggggatggggagagattggacaaggggcataaagaataattacaatttgtaacaatatatatgctagaattattaatttgatcaacatattgctgtgaggctgccacataGAAAAGGAGCCAGAATACCccattgagaatttaaaaggggatTTTTATTGGCCAGTTGGTGACTGTCTCTCCAAGAAAGTCTCAGAAGAGAAcagccctgacttgaagtttagaggtttttttaaaaggcacatttttacattagtcacacacttaaaattatcaaatagtcacacacttattattatcatatagttacacacatacacacataccatcctggcatgaggagggggtttggggaggcctagcgcaagctgataacagaagctgaaagaagccagttaattGCTCAGGGGCAGCTTGTGGGGgcaacagcaaacaaaattcaaacttctctaagtgcaggctaatatttagcttttaacttctatcaagggGGCTGAAGAGGTGAGGGGGATTTTCAAAcaacaacattttctaagcaattcaaacactatttaaacttaatcaatttaccttgtcacacagcaagcacttTCACAGCAGGGAATTGCACATGTTATGAAAGTGGAAGTCACCCTATCTCAATAACTCaatattgaacccccaaaatatgtataatcaattttgatttaataaaaattaaatatatatatatatatttagttatatatatacacatatatttatttatttatttatttatttatttatatataaaactgaACAAAAGAGATTATTTGGCCTGGATACTAATCCAGAGTTGCACACCTCAAAAATTACACATCCTCTTTGCACTGGAAAAGGCAGGGGTCAAACAAAAGTATCCCATAAGTGGTAATTGCCTGACTCTTGTGCATAAGGATAAATAGGGCACTCCTAAGAAGCAGCTGAAATATTGCAAACACAAGGAATGGCAATCTTAGATTGGTTATATTAAAACTACAGAATTATCCCAATGAAATTCTTTAATGAAAACTCTGATAGCTACAGTGATAAGGGGTGTTCTCAAACCTGAGCTTCCTAAATAATCTTCCTTTAAGACAGAAAAGACAAATTTTCTGGAAACTGTGACAGACTTGCTAATGGAGTTGCCATGCGAGGGTCTTAAGGATGGGAGAAACATGCAcgccatttaaaagaaaagaaaaggtcaaggaaaaaagaaaacaataagggGATGGAAATAAAAGGCTCTGCTGTATGGAACTATTTAGATAGGTAGacactaaaacaaaaacagattgaCTTAAATGTTATGATATATTCACCTTGTCCCATGGAAGGAGATCCAACATGATAGCTGTGCTTGAGGATCTGAAGTGATGAACAGAGCTCTCCAGGATTACTAGGTACTGGTGTGGAATGTGCAACAACATCTGCAGAAACAGAGAGGACAATGTTACAGCTCCAGTGGTACAGCTTTGAGGAGACAGTGATGATGTTTTAGGAGACTTAAGGGTTATGGTAACATACATATTgcaaaatgtgaaattaaaacacaTCCTGGAAAGCTGAAAGTTACCCTGAGGTAAACACCTCCACCTGAATGTATAATTGGAATGGATATTGTgtgtaaatgaaatatttttgccTCTATTAATTTCTAATCAGATATCAGactacccttcacccagttttatTTGGACATGCCACACGGGAAATTCTAGAATTTCTAAGCCATTTCTAAGTAGTTTCCAGTAAGTGATACCTAATGCCCAGAGGACAATATGGTGATTTCTGTTTCGATTGAAAAGATGATAAGAGAAAGAGTATCAAGCATCATTGTATGATAATCGTGACTGACTGGTATGAAAAGTAGATCATAGAAGCTACCAACAATCACAAAacgaaattaaaaacacaacaataTTTACATTATCACCAAAAAGTTCcatatttaggtataaatctacTAAAATGTACAATTCCTATGTGAGAAAACTCAGATGAAAGGAATCAAAGAACTAAGTACATGAAGAGATAGTCCATGTACATGACtcggaagattcaatattgtgaAGATTTCAGTTCTCTCCAACCTGATCACTAGACTCAAAACAagcccaatcaaaattccaaaaagTCCTTTTGTTGACACTAGCAAGccgattctaaagtttatatggaaatgcaaacacACTGAATAGCCAACAAAATATTgaagaacaaaaatggagaacTGACACCACCTGAAATGAAGACTTCCTATATGGTTACAGTCATTGAAACAGTGTGTTAttgtgaaaaaatagacaaatggatcaATGTGAccaatagagagcccagaaatagacccacacaaatatagtccactgatctttgacaacggagcaaaggcaattcaatggagaaagggtagtctttccaacaaatattgcaggaacaactggacatccacgtgaaaaaaagaaatctaaatccAAACACAGCCCTCACACCCTTAACAAAATGGATCATGGACATAAACATAATgtgcaaaactacaaaactcctagaagataatacataagaaaatataagtgaCTTTTtatatacaacaccaaaagcatgatccatggaagaaaaaatggataagttGGGGttctttaaagttaaaaaattctGCTTTGTGAGACACACTGTTaagggaatgaaaagacaagctgcagACTAGGGAAAATCTTTGccaaacacatatctgataaaggagtGGTATCcgaaatacacaaagaactcctagaaattaacaataagaaaacaacccaattaaaaaatgggtaaaaggtCTGAACAGATACCTCATCAAAGATTATAtgcagatagcaaataagcatatgaaaagattttcatcatatgtcattaggaaatGGTAACTTAAAACAAGAACATACCATTACACATCAaattccaaaacactgacaaaatCAAATGCTGGCATGGTTGTGGAACAACAGAAACTCATTCAttcctggtgggaatgcaaaatagaacagccactttggaagacagtttggtagttttttattaaactatacatactcttaccatatgttACATCAATCACACTCTTTGGTATTCACCCAGATGAGCTGAAAATTTATGTCCTCACAAAAGCCTGCAAACAAATggttatagcagctttattcataatgacCAAAACctgaaagcaaccaagatgtccttcaataggtgaatggataaacaaactatgcTACATccaggcaatggaatattattcagcgcTAAGAAAAATGATctctcaagccatgaaaagacatggaaaaatcttaaatgtacatcactaagtgaaagaatcgAGAGGAGGGAGCTGAGCGAGATGGCTGACTAGAAGGATACATCGCTTGactctcccacaaagacagagcACACATCAAATACACAGCTACACTTGGATGAAAAAGGTGAAGGGAGAGAGCTGGAACACATAAAAGGAGCAGCAGAGATGCTGGTGtgtgcagaaactcaggatagccaaatagagaatggaagaaaatttccGGCCACCATCACTCCATCCCCAATCCGAGAGCAGCAAGGACCTAGGAGGGATTTCCGCCTTCacgaaagaggtgagtgagcaaaGCCCCACAGTCCAGTGGCTCAACCCACAGGGGAATTTGCAATGCCTCTGTGGCCAAGCACACGGAGGCGGGAACTACTTGGAGCCCACACAACTGGATTGAGCCTGGGAGGGACACAGGCAGAGCCGCCCCCACCATTTGGTTCCCAGGCTGTTGCAGCAATGGCAGCTTGGCATCAGTCCCAACACCTGAGGGCATTTTGGTTCAGCCCCCCACAGTGGGCCACACCCCTGAGGCCACATCATTGCACCCGGTTGCCTACACCACATGGTGTCCCGCACCCTGGGAACAGGCAGTCCAGTATAGTGAAGGTGCCAGCCCCAGGATGGAGGGGTCAGCACGTACACTTCACAGAGACAAACAGCCTCCTAATCTGGGCCTCTGGACATGTCAGCAACCCGCCTTCTTTATCACTGATGACAGTAACCTTGGTCACCTGTACTGTTCTTGTAAAGTTACTTTCCCCCCCTTTATAATAACATTCATTGGAGCAAGTCATTAAGTGAAGCATCTTCACAAgagtttttaacttttctgttaacacatttatattttccaaatgtcaTACAGTGACCAGAAATTTAATTGGTCATGAGTGGAAAGGGGGTAATAAAAGACAAGGGTTTTTTATGCTcgttttttgcttctgttttttgtttattgagAAGAATAGAAATGTGTCTTTTGACTGGTGATCAGTCAGAATAAAGAAATGGATGAGGACAGAGGGAgttaaatataaaggaaaaaagaaagaaaaagaggatgaAAGAGCAGGAAAAATGGGTATAGAGGGGAggtaagagattttaaaatatatattgagagAGAATGTAAGCTGGTGGCAGAGATTCCTACAGTCACAATAGGAGAAGCATTTAATGCTAAAGAGAAGACATAAACCTTTCTTTGCCTGAAAACACATTATACtcactcttctttttaaaaaaatgccttccCTCTCTCAGATCCCCCCAAACATGTTGGAAGAGTTGTCCACACTCACTGTCTCTTCCTGTCACCGTCCATTCATTTCTCAACCCACTGTGCTGTGACTTCTACCCACTACCCCACTGAACCTGATCTACCAATAACCTCCCAAGTTACCAAAGAAAACAGTGACACAGCTCGAGCTGGTTCCCCTCTGACCTCTCTGGTCATCACCCATCAACCTTTTGGAGCGTGACCTTTATCACTCTTTATTTTGTATGAGTCATCTGTTCCGTTCTCACTCAACTCATTGAATCACCTCCTTACATCTCATCACGTGAACTATCAGTAGGTTCTGGCTATGTAGGTAGCATCTAAAGCCGATGATCCCAACTTGTCTGAGGAGGCCTTGATATCTTCCTGGACTTTAAGACCTCTCTGTCCATCTGCCAATTGCACAGGTTTTCCCCAGTCTTCCACGGACCCTTCCGACTACTGATTTGTGAAATGGAACCTCTGTAGGCACTCTACAGTCACTTCTAAGTTGGAGGGATGAAAAGCCAGACCATGAGTCATCCAGAGCAATATAGTTACTGCAAAGGATGAAGAAATGCAGGGCAAGGAGGGCTGATGATGATTTTCAGACGTGAATAAAAGAGCAAACAAGGGTGAACTGAGAGTGCTTGGCGTCAGGGAGGAAGGAGCCAGTGTCCAGGACAGTAGTGAAGATGCGTGGAGGTGATGCAAGGATGCTGCATGCTCAACAGGAGCACACGTGGAGGGAGCCTGtgcagagagaggcagggacaTGAAACGGGTGAAGGGACAAACACCACTGCCGAGGGAACTAGCACTTAGTGTGCATACTACTTCACTATTTTTCCTTGATCTCTATTACAGAAATCTTGGCCTTTACAGCAATAGGTAGATATCTTCAGGGACAGATAATACATATGTGTAGCCGTACAATAATGTGAACAGTCCAATTCGGTGTGATTGTACAACCAGCCATCTGGAAGAGAAGAGCATTCATACTTGATGTCAGAAACAACACTTGGAGTTCAAATTGAGATGACCTTCCCCACCCACTCCATGTCTGGTCTCCAGAGCAGGAACACATGCACCTCCCAGGAAGGGCCCCTCAGGCTGGCCCAACAGCATTACCTCTCTcagtgaaaatgaagaaattcctGGTTCTGCATCCGGGTCCCTGCTTCATAGTGCAGTTACCCTTGCCTGTTAAACAATAGCCTCTCTTAAAAAGGTTGCAGACCATGCACACTGTGGCTTGAGCTggggaaaaaagacataaaagttgAACCCAGGTTTGAATGGGCTGGGACCAAGGTGGGTTAGGACACCATTAGGGACCAGGAGTTCAAGGGCGAAGAATGACTCTGAGTCCATCTCCCAACATAATAATAGGAGCTAGAAATGTTACCATCAGATTGTATCCATTGATTCCTTAAACACATGGGATTTAAGGCAGGTATTTTCATTccattgtaaataaaatgaaagatacaCTTCAGCTATGGTGCCACTCCCAGAACACAATCAGACCATCTACATATGGCCACCCTGAAGCCAGTACTCTCTTGGAAAGTGTGAGAGGCATAAAGACTGTGCTGGTTTCAAGGTGAATGTCACAGGACttccaaccacacacacacctccaaaAGGCCCCTATGTACAAACAATCTAAGTGAAAACCCTATACTTGCTGTGGAATGTTGATTCAAGATATCCCTTCAGAGCCTCTTCCTGCTAGATCACTATATAGCCAACAAACATTGGCTCTGTCACTTAGGGTCAACCAGACTGCCTCAAAGCCCTGAATGGAGAAGACCACCCAGCTCCACTCTTCCCCAACAAAGTGACGGATACCATTCTGAAGAGACCCTAACTCTTGCCCTGGTAGGACTCCCATTGGGGACAGCAGAGAGCGACCTCCAGATCTTGTTAGTTACATCATCGCAGAATCGTGACCTGGTCCTCGTCACCTCCCCCTCCACCGACTGCCCAGGCTGCTCACATCATCATCCTGGGTCTGCTCCCCAGATGCCTCAGCCCCTCATCTGCACCCCCTGCCCCGGCCATCCCAGGACCTCACCCACACCTCGGAAGATCACAAGAGGGAAAACCCCCAGCAGCAGGAGCAACAGCAGGAACTTGTCCATCTCATCCAGGATGGCAGGAAGATGCAGCAGGGAGGCTGGAACCAGCAGCAAAGTGCCCAGGAAGGGCGAGGGCGGGCTGCTCTAGTGTGCTGATGAGAGCAGGCTGGAGAATCTGGTCAGAGGTGCTCCCAGGCGGTGGGCAGTGGCTTCCTTTACACACTTGCCAGCAGGTGACTCACCTCCGCCCAGGCTCAGGAAAGGCTCCCACGAGCCAGCCACTTTGGAGCTTCCAAAGACAAAGGATGTCCCTGGTGCCTCCTCCCGTTCTCTTCTAGATGAAGCCCATGACTTTCacttcccctttcctccctcctggcTGAGAGCTCATAGTAAGAAAACAGACATCCTAGTACTGACTTGGTGTTGGCAAGAGTGGCAGTAGTCATACTAGCAAAACTTATTCAGTATTTCTATAAACCGGGATATATGTCTGCTGCTACCATGCAATACCTCATTTAACATCTCAGCTGATCCAAAACACATCAAATATGTGCACCACAAATACTATGCAAACAGCCAAAGTGACAGAGGCCTTGCAGTTGTCTAGGTTTTTATGCAAAGTATGAAACAATTCCTGCTACATTCAACTCTATTATTTCAAGAGGCACCCAAAGACGCAGAATAATttttctggataatttttaaatttcttatttttccttcagagGAATTTTCCCTACCACAATTAGTCTGACACTACAATCCTACGGTGTCCTGAGCTCATTCATCATGTTTAATAAAAACCAAACTCCCAGACACTCAGCATGCTTGGAGACGCAGGCAAAGAGAGGGAATAGATCATGGAGCAAGGTCACAATGGGGCAGGATGATGCTAGAAAACATTCCAGGTCACAAAGGCAGCCTcgttttccctctctcctcctctatcTAGAAACCCCAACATGGCAGAGATCATGACAGTCAGGTTCAATGGTGATCCAGAGCCCTTTGCACAACGCATGCTGAGTggacacagcaggcactcaggaAATATTTCTGACTCAACAAGGAAGGATGCAACACATGAAAGAATGCATGTCAGTGTGCTGGGCCAGAGAGCAACTACTGGAAAATAAGGATCTAGAACTCCTCTGCACCCACAGACTGAAAGCCTGGCTGCATCCCACACCTTGAGAGCAGGACCATAATGCATGGCAGTTCCTCATCCCTGCTTTCAAAAGATAAACACCATGCACAGCAGACACTGCAGGAGTGTGGGGTGCATAAAAACATGATTCCATGGGCCGACCCTGtagcgcactcaggagagtgcagcgctgggagcgcagcggcactcccgccgcgggttcggatcctatataggggtggccggtgcgctcactggccgagcgcAGTGCATGCGactccaagccaagggttgcgatccccttacctgtcacaaaaaaagacaaaacaaacaaacaaacaaaaaaacatgattCCGTGTTGTTCCCTGACCTAAACCAACTCACGAGTGTGCCTCTCGAATAGTGGCAGTGGAATTCCAGGGATGCTCACAGTTTCCAATGCTACATCACCAGGAAAGGGGCtgtggaagaaatagaaaataaaggaaatggaataaaatcaAGTCGTTGAAACTTCCAACGGACAAAGTCGTTCTTTTGTGGCATTGTTTTTACTAAAAATACACTGTTCTCTGCAAATTAGAAgaatgcaataataataataataataataatatattggaAGGAGAAGTGTTACCAACTGTGGAAACTGGgaaatcaaaattagaaaaaaaaaaaaaaaaaaggagggaatgatctattcaaattttcttgctttcttgcaGAAAATTGAGCTCACTGAACACCCTGAGGATGTTGCCTAAGGAAAAGATAGCAGTGAGTCCATTACCTTGGAGAACTTTTAGAATGATATATATGTTCTGTCCAGGTTGCTTACAATAAACAAACCTTATTTCAAGAAATTGTGAGACATGGTCCCACTAGAAAATATCTGGGACAGCTGTCTAACTAGAGCAACAAAACACGGAGATGTTATAGCACTGAAAAAGCTCCACTTGTGTATCTGCTACTGTGCATAAATAATTCAGAAACTTCCTAAGTTAAATCTTTGCCAGCAAAGGCCATGAGTAAGTCACAGCTGAATATACTGCCCCAGCTTCCTGGCTGGCCTTCCTTCATGCATCCTTCTCCATAAGGCTTCCTGAACATGTCTCCACATTAAGTATAAAGGGggataatgataattttaaatggCAGAGTTGTGCTAGATGGTATGTGACCCCAAATGAGATGGAGGTTTTGTGGCTATTCAGAAGTAGAGGAGAGCTGGGAGGTTTTGAGGAATTGGGAGCTTCATGGATGCCATATGTTAAATTTATCCTGAGCTTATGAGGGCCCCCTTCCAGATGGCTACATTTGAAAGAGTCTAAGAGTTATTCCTAATTCACGTCTCTAGTCCTGTCTTAGttactgaattatttcttttattcccaaAAGTATCTCAGTCCACAGGATGTATCATAGGACCAGCCCACTCAGAGGTCATCAGGCACAATCTCTCTCCCATGGAGAAACCTCCTCCTGCAGCCACCCCAGACAGTGGGTGTCCAGAGCCACCGCAAGCTTCCAGGCCCACGCCAATCCCTATCAGATCTTCCAGTGATGTGTCTAGGCTGAGACCCAATGAGGGGAGTGCCCTGGCCAGACCACAGACTACAAAATCAGAAACACGTGGGTGTGGTGattgagtttcaagatggcggtggctgcggcagctggcgcggagtagctgaggtggaaaaggcggccactagtcctcaggcagccaggaaacttgtggaccttcctctcgccatctcttaagggaggactgctgctgctgaccggtcgtgggggatgaccgccactttgcccccggcaggagaggctgcctcatttacaggcgacagctttgaagtgtggagcaggaaaagaactgtttcttagctgcaaaagcgagtctcgaaacagggaacacggcgccagggctgctgtggatgcagacaggatcctggaggccggggccg of Cynocephalus volans isolate mCynVol1 chromosome 4, mCynVol1.pri, whole genome shotgun sequence contains these proteins:
- the LOC134375895 gene encoding prostate and testis expressed protein 2-like, translated to MDKFLLLLLLLGVFPLVIFRAQATVCMVCNLFKRGYCLTGKGNCTMKQGPGCRTRNFFIFTERDGWLYNHTELDCSHYCTATHMYYLSLKISTYCCKGQDFCNRDQGKIVK